A single region of the Microcella sp. genome encodes:
- a CDS encoding LPXTG cell wall anchor domain-containing protein, which translates to MTTLALVIMSSVLTVAPAHAATAAVTITPSTATAQSNVPVTFTLSITCNGPGSCENTQVSFPTQAVTGNGALTDLSTWIGNSSCGSVTKTVSPGLVTFNYGTVLPGTSSCTFPVRAPDYTTLNGAQATLTPTISGSTFPSSTAASAVLTLTAGHNISMGASATARVLPDSQTNFVIAFNCGAGGGYTGNIGLSAVRIEIPLPSTVVYTGFTPRNALPGTFTAPPVGSMGGTIVYDDPTGASCGNPPLTISNSIVITVTGTVTGAVGTQACINASSTYTYIDRSVAESSSTPTACTLIVDLQTQVTKSVTTRSLGNAGQYRFAGSTYPYTFPGDWDQSAASAFYEIRVSTVPTSISSGLSYLIRDPLPCIDNLVSNVYLSNAAGVPCANPAFIPRRVTATGFAPTAANEIVVHHADGSTTNVAFASGGWTIPTGGSPVSEIEIPAFENQGTNSAGAITFRVTGYAAPTVEPGRLMRNTATSQPYLSGTTSTLGNLQTSTTNVLIADLGTGDIGRTIFQPALVSTMTGTCTAVVGLRNNTGRNTLLEITAVPSAAMYLDYLAPVGATVTGTTISPQLAGLTNGRTYNVGALTPTVVTDYDGTGRTLYRWTIPAGVVAVPGVYVVAGVNVTLNLGPGCAGTYQNDMTLGYGEPLESCISTSSGAQSAPLNPAQNADLRTNGSPLIGNYCGASAPLSVAAINPGFTVSMTVQGSLDAAPAAAGVNGKVGASGGEATYSLSVVNSGESNLEDPVVYNLLPRVGDTEASTMTGRDSQFAVTLLTLGPLPSGVTVQYSTANNPCRPEVLPSNAGCVDDWSSAPPAALSSTTALRFAYSGTLVVNGAPGTSGFTVTYEVETPAIASGWVAWNSVGVNALSGGSLFGAAESTHVGIEAAGQPTIVKASATPEYSAVGDIIEFTFTVTNESEVSVSNVSVVDLFVDAATQSIAPDATCSALVDPAGVCDGESTDLLPGQSAVFIANYVVTQHDLDHGVIVDRATVTAEPERGAPLSNTSDDVTVVAAQAPALTLDKTVSPVSVDAAGDVVEYSFVVTNTGNVSLTAVGVNELVFGGSGAVPSATCPSGTLAPDATVTCSAQYTVTQADMDAGAVENIAVAIAEFGGVGVVSAPSAASFAATQLPSLQLSKSATPATVGSAGQPVTYSFHVTNNGNVTIVDIEVLENDFTGTGTLGDVDCPASVLAPNADMICTAAYVVTQDDVDAGVISNSASASGDDPSGESLPAPPTSSVEVEVVQAPALTLVKTADVTVVKAPGDVVRYEFLVINNGNTTLSEISIDETHFTGSGALGQITCAQHTLEPTASTTCAAEYITVTTDFSNGDLRNTARATAWYGSSSGSVEVSSAASTALIEIESSAGALPDTGAALAVPGLLAGALALLLGGALVASRRRTRLLCSA; encoded by the coding sequence ATGACGACGCTGGCGCTCGTCATCATGTCGAGCGTTCTCACCGTCGCCCCCGCCCACGCCGCGACGGCTGCCGTCACGATCACCCCGTCGACGGCGACCGCCCAGAGCAATGTGCCGGTCACCTTCACGCTCTCGATCACCTGCAACGGACCGGGCAGCTGCGAGAACACCCAAGTGTCGTTCCCCACGCAGGCGGTCACCGGCAATGGGGCCCTCACCGACCTCAGCACCTGGATCGGCAACTCCTCGTGCGGTTCGGTGACGAAGACGGTCAGCCCGGGCCTCGTGACGTTCAACTACGGCACGGTGCTGCCGGGCACGTCGTCGTGCACCTTCCCCGTGCGCGCTCCTGACTACACGACGCTCAATGGCGCCCAGGCGACACTGACTCCGACCATCAGCGGCTCGACATTCCCGTCGAGCACTGCGGCGTCGGCCGTGCTGACCCTGACGGCCGGCCACAACATCTCGATGGGTGCGTCTGCGACCGCACGGGTGCTGCCCGACTCGCAGACGAACTTCGTCATCGCGTTCAACTGCGGCGCGGGCGGCGGCTACACGGGCAATATCGGACTGAGCGCGGTGCGCATCGAGATCCCCCTGCCCTCCACCGTCGTCTACACCGGGTTCACGCCGCGAAACGCTCTGCCCGGCACGTTCACAGCGCCACCCGTCGGCAGCATGGGAGGCACGATCGTCTACGACGATCCCACCGGCGCATCGTGCGGCAACCCGCCCCTCACCATCTCGAACTCCATCGTCATCACTGTCACCGGCACCGTGACCGGAGCAGTCGGCACCCAAGCGTGCATCAACGCCTCCTCGACCTACACGTACATCGATCGGTCGGTCGCCGAGAGCTCGAGCACACCGACGGCGTGCACCCTCATCGTCGACCTGCAGACGCAAGTGACGAAGAGTGTTACCACTCGCTCGCTCGGAAACGCCGGTCAATACCGCTTCGCCGGCAGCACCTACCCGTACACCTTCCCCGGAGACTGGGACCAGTCGGCGGCCTCGGCGTTCTACGAGATTCGCGTGTCGACCGTGCCCACGTCGATTTCGTCAGGGCTCTCCTACCTGATTCGAGACCCCCTGCCGTGCATCGACAACCTTGTCAGCAACGTCTATCTGAGCAATGCGGCGGGGGTGCCGTGCGCGAACCCGGCATTCATTCCCCGACGAGTCACCGCGACAGGATTCGCGCCCACGGCCGCGAACGAGATCGTCGTGCACCACGCAGACGGGTCCACCACGAACGTGGCCTTCGCGAGCGGGGGATGGACCATTCCCACCGGCGGCAGCCCGGTGTCGGAGATCGAGATCCCAGCGTTCGAGAACCAGGGCACGAACTCCGCGGGAGCCATCACCTTCCGGGTGACCGGCTACGCTGCGCCGACCGTCGAACCAGGGCGCCTCATGCGCAACACCGCGACGTCGCAGCCCTACCTCTCGGGAACGACGTCGACGCTCGGCAACCTTCAGACATCGACCACCAACGTGCTCATCGCCGATCTCGGCACCGGCGACATCGGCCGCACCATCTTCCAGCCTGCACTCGTCAGCACCATGACCGGCACCTGCACTGCCGTCGTCGGCCTGCGCAACAACACGGGGCGCAATACCCTGCTCGAGATCACCGCGGTGCCATCGGCGGCGATGTACCTCGACTATCTCGCACCTGTGGGCGCTACCGTCACCGGCACGACCATCAGTCCGCAGCTCGCCGGGCTCACGAACGGTCGCACCTACAACGTGGGGGCGTTGACGCCCACTGTCGTGACCGACTACGACGGAACGGGGCGAACCCTCTATCGCTGGACCATTCCCGCGGGCGTTGTCGCTGTTCCCGGCGTCTATGTCGTGGCCGGGGTGAACGTCACGCTCAACCTCGGGCCGGGATGTGCCGGTACGTATCAGAACGACATGACCCTCGGGTACGGCGAGCCGCTCGAGAGTTGCATCTCGACCTCGAGCGGAGCGCAGAGCGCCCCCCTCAACCCTGCGCAGAACGCCGACCTGCGCACGAACGGCTCGCCGCTGATCGGCAACTACTGCGGAGCATCCGCACCCCTGTCGGTCGCAGCGATCAATCCGGGCTTCACCGTCTCTATGACAGTGCAGGGAAGCCTCGATGCAGCCCCCGCCGCCGCGGGAGTCAACGGCAAGGTCGGCGCCAGCGGGGGAGAAGCCACCTACTCGCTGTCGGTCGTCAACTCCGGCGAGTCGAACCTCGAAGACCCGGTCGTATACAACCTGCTGCCGCGCGTCGGCGACACTGAGGCGTCGACCATGACGGGACGAGACTCGCAGTTCGCGGTGACCTTGCTCACTCTCGGCCCGCTGCCCTCGGGCGTCACCGTGCAGTACTCGACGGCGAACAACCCGTGCCGGCCCGAAGTGCTGCCGAGCAATGCTGGATGCGTGGACGACTGGAGCTCGGCACCGCCGGCGGCGCTCTCGTCGACCACCGCGCTTCGATTCGCCTACTCGGGAACCCTTGTCGTGAACGGCGCGCCAGGAACCTCGGGGTTCACGGTGACGTACGAGGTTGAGACCCCTGCGATCGCGAGCGGCTGGGTCGCCTGGAACAGTGTGGGCGTCAATGCGCTCTCGGGCGGGTCGTTGTTCGGCGCAGCGGAGTCGACGCACGTCGGCATCGAGGCTGCAGGCCAGCCGACCATCGTCAAGGCGTCGGCGACTCCTGAGTACTCCGCCGTGGGCGACATCATCGAGTTCACCTTCACTGTCACGAATGAGTCTGAGGTGAGCGTCTCGAATGTCTCTGTCGTCGACCTGTTCGTCGATGCGGCGACTCAGTCGATCGCTCCTGACGCGACGTGCTCTGCACTTGTCGACCCCGCCGGGGTGTGCGACGGCGAGTCGACCGATCTGCTGCCGGGTCAGTCAGCGGTGTTCATCGCGAACTACGTCGTCACGCAGCACGACCTCGACCACGGCGTCATCGTCGACCGAGCCACAGTGACTGCTGAGCCTGAGCGAGGAGCACCGCTCAGCAACACCTCAGACGATGTCACGGTCGTTGCCGCCCAGGCACCTGCGCTCACTCTCGACAAGACCGTGAGTCCTGTTTCGGTCGATGCTGCAGGAGACGTGGTCGAGTACAGCTTCGTCGTGACGAACACCGGAAATGTGTCGCTGACCGCGGTCGGGGTGAACGAGCTGGTGTTCGGCGGCAGCGGGGCGGTTCCGAGCGCAACATGCCCGAGTGGCACGCTTGCGCCCGACGCCACCGTCACGTGTTCTGCGCAGTACACCGTCACGCAGGCCGACATGGATGCCGGTGCGGTCGAGAACATCGCCGTAGCGATCGCCGAGTTCGGCGGTGTGGGCGTCGTCTCGGCGCCTTCGGCGGCGAGTTTTGCTGCAACCCAGCTGCCTTCGTTGCAGCTCTCGAAGTCTGCAACACCCGCAACGGTGGGCTCCGCCGGGCAACCAGTCACCTACTCGTTCCACGTGACCAACAACGGCAACGTGACGATCGTCGACATCGAGGTGCTTGAGAACGACTTCACGGGCACCGGCACACTCGGCGACGTCGACTGCCCCGCGTCGGTGCTCGCACCGAACGCTGACATGATCTGCACGGCGGCATATGTCGTGACCCAGGACGACGTCGATGCCGGTGTCATCAGCAACAGTGCCAGTGCGAGTGGCGACGACCCGTCGGGAGAATCATTGCCGGCCCCGCCCACGTCGAGCGTCGAGGTCGAGGTTGTTCAGGCCCCGGCCTTGACGCTGGTCAAGACGGCCGACGTCACCGTCGTGAAGGCACCCGGTGATGTTGTGCGCTACGAGTTTCTCGTCATCAACAACGGCAACACCACCTTGAGCGAGATCTCGATCGACGAGACTCACTTCACCGGAAGCGGAGCGCTGGGTCAGATTACGTGCGCGCAGCACACGCTCGAGCCGACGGCGAGCACGACGTGCGCAGCAGAGTACATCACGGTGACCACTGACTTCTCGAACGGCGACCTTCGCAACACGGCGCGCGCGACCGCGTGGTACGGATCGTCGAGCGGAAGCGTCGAAGTCAGCTCCGCTGCGTCTACAGCCTTGATCGAGATCGAGAGCTCGGCAGGCGCCCTTCCCGACACCGGGGCTGCTCTCGCCGTGCCGGGTCTGCTCGCAGGCGCCCTCGCGCTCTTGCTGGGTGGAGCGCTCGTGGCGAGCCGGCGGCGCACTCGCCTTCTCTGCTCCGCGTAG
- a CDS encoding extracellular solute-binding protein produces MLVTASPSADGLRALAAVYEQETGIAIEFVDVPYEQLATRIILAGQSGESTFDMAQVDGFTLPQIVRGNGLLALDDYLAGDDEYDYDDFPEGLKAYAKQDGVSYGLPLSTEPYLQWYRTDLFTELGLAPATTWDEVYENADALQSAGYFGHAGTYAATGSAHHFNAVLVGSGGRLLDPETFRPMLDTPVAAAALDRYLGLVEYGPSGTPSATIFDAVNSFSQLEVGQMTTLASGWWSTVNNPDESPNAGNFGTAPPATAADGDYTPAAVLYGWVAGISSASPYQDAAWDFLSWALSRENVSSFIDAGAPPPARISTTSDPAYLEQLPYLAAVGESVETGVPIDRIPEMSQIISSLSQILNGIATGQTSREEGLERAQDALLNILVQSGRYTG; encoded by the coding sequence ATGCTGGTCACGGCGAGCCCGAGTGCCGACGGCCTTCGCGCGCTCGCCGCGGTCTACGAGCAAGAGACCGGCATCGCCATCGAGTTCGTCGACGTGCCATATGAGCAGCTCGCGACGCGCATCATCCTCGCCGGGCAGAGCGGCGAGTCAACCTTCGACATGGCGCAGGTCGACGGATTCACCCTGCCGCAGATCGTGCGGGGCAACGGGTTGCTCGCGCTCGACGACTACCTCGCCGGTGACGACGAGTACGACTACGACGACTTCCCCGAGGGCTTGAAGGCTTACGCGAAGCAGGATGGAGTGAGCTACGGACTACCCCTCTCTACCGAGCCGTATCTGCAGTGGTACCGCACCGACCTGTTCACCGAGCTCGGCCTTGCTCCCGCAACGACGTGGGACGAGGTGTACGAGAATGCCGACGCACTGCAGAGTGCCGGATACTTCGGCCACGCCGGCACCTATGCCGCGACCGGATCCGCGCACCACTTCAATGCTGTTCTCGTGGGATCGGGTGGACGACTGCTCGACCCTGAGACGTTCCGCCCCATGCTCGACACCCCGGTCGCGGCCGCGGCTCTCGACCGGTATCTCGGACTCGTGGAATATGGACCCTCAGGTACGCCCTCGGCGACCATCTTCGACGCCGTCAACTCGTTCAGCCAACTGGAGGTGGGACAGATGACCACGCTGGCATCAGGCTGGTGGAGCACGGTCAACAACCCCGACGAGTCGCCGAACGCGGGCAACTTCGGCACCGCTCCTCCTGCCACAGCGGCCGACGGTGACTACACTCCGGCTGCTGTGCTCTACGGCTGGGTCGCCGGAATCTCGAGCGCCTCGCCGTACCAAGACGCGGCGTGGGACTTCCTCTCGTGGGCGCTCAGCCGTGAGAACGTCAGCAGCTTCATCGACGCGGGTGCGCCGCCGCCGGCTCGTATCTCGACCACGAGCGACCCTGCCTACCTCGAGCAGCTGCCCTACCTCGCTGCGGTCGGCGAATCAGTCGAGACGGGTGTGCCGATCGATCGCATCCCCGAGATGAGCCAGATCATTTCCTCGTTGAGCCAGATCCTCAATGGTATTGCGACCGGTCAGACCAGTCGCGAGGAGGGTCTCGAACGCGCGCAGGATGCCTTGCTGAACATCCTCGTGCAGTCCGGGCGGTACACCGGGTGA
- a CDS encoding Gfo/Idh/MocA family oxidoreductase has protein sequence MKFGVIGAGTFGSRHIQAFDRHPDAELVGVLDLNRELAENAVANFATSPVPVYTDIDEFLQIEGLEAVSVATPDHLHAAPAIAVAKAGKHLLVEKPLATTVEDAKAILAASREGGGLLMVDFHNRVNPPFVDAYQAVRDGRVGDVKYVYARLSNTVTIASMIKWASSSSSLWFLASHMVDIAQWIVGERIVRVTARQLTGTLHDRGIETPDLFVILAEFESGALGVFEHAWILPAGNPSNTDLKFELLGSDGAVHIDTTHNRTVEIHTADALQYPAVLVPPYGPRMTGFVLDALAQFVDAVHGRGDVLATGEEGLQVTAVLCAILDSIEAGEAVEVEAV, from the coding sequence ATGAAATTCGGTGTCATCGGCGCGGGAACCTTCGGTTCGCGCCATATCCAGGCTTTCGATCGCCATCCCGATGCTGAGCTCGTCGGTGTGCTCGATCTGAACCGCGAACTCGCAGAGAACGCGGTCGCGAACTTCGCGACGTCGCCGGTGCCGGTGTACACCGACATTGACGAGTTTCTGCAGATCGAAGGGCTCGAAGCGGTCTCTGTCGCCACCCCTGACCACCTTCACGCCGCCCCCGCGATCGCGGTGGCGAAAGCCGGCAAGCACCTGCTCGTCGAGAAGCCGCTCGCAACGACCGTGGAAGACGCCAAGGCGATTCTCGCGGCGTCGCGCGAGGGGGGCGGCCTGCTCATGGTCGACTTCCACAACCGGGTCAACCCTCCTTTCGTCGACGCGTATCAGGCCGTGCGCGACGGTCGCGTCGGAGACGTCAAGTACGTCTATGCGCGTTTGAGCAACACGGTGACCATCGCTTCGATGATCAAGTGGGCGTCGTCTTCGTCGTCGCTGTGGTTTCTTGCCAGCCACATGGTCGATATCGCGCAATGGATCGTCGGCGAGCGCATCGTCAGGGTGACTGCCCGACAACTGACCGGCACGCTGCACGATCGAGGCATTGAGACTCCCGACCTGTTCGTGATCCTGGCGGAATTCGAGTCGGGGGCGTTGGGGGTCTTCGAGCATGCCTGGATTCTTCCGGCCGGCAATCCCAGCAACACCGACTTGAAGTTCGAACTCTTGGGCAGCGATGGGGCGGTGCACATCGACACGACACACAATCGCACGGTCGAGATTCACACGGCCGACGCGCTGCAGTACCCTGCAGTGCTCGTGCCCCCCTACGGCCCGCGAATGACGGGTTTCGTGCTCGACGCTCTCGCTCAGTTCGTCGACGCCGTGCACGGTCGGGGAGACGTTCTCGCGACGGGCGAGGAGGGCCTGCAGGTGACCGCTGTGCTGTGCGCGATTCTCGACTCGATCGAGGCGGGAGAAGCTGTCGAGGTCGAGGCCGTCTGA
- a CDS encoding carbohydrate ABC transporter permease: MKTRRALANLLTHATLIVAAFFAMFPLFWVLLTSFKNNRDAVAPAERAFDFVPTVENYIQLFESSVFIRAAGTSVLITLVATMIVVVAATLGGYAFARLRFAGRRTLASVMVIVQVIPGVVLIVPLFRMVSGLGAYDYWWPIALVLGGLSIPFGTWLMLAFFRGSPIEIEEAAVVDGANRFKLFRYVLIPMVAPGIATVAIFTAIAVWNSFLIPLVLGQTRAQTLTVFAAQFITFQGVNWGPLSAAAVLIIAPIVLFVLAMQRPLVRGLTAGSVK; encoded by the coding sequence ATGAAGACACGACGAGCACTCGCCAATCTGCTCACGCACGCGACACTGATCGTCGCTGCGTTCTTCGCGATGTTTCCGCTGTTCTGGGTGCTACTGACCTCGTTCAAGAACAATCGCGATGCCGTTGCGCCCGCCGAACGGGCCTTCGACTTCGTCCCCACAGTCGAGAACTACATCCAGCTCTTCGAGTCGAGCGTCTTCATTCGCGCCGCCGGAACCTCGGTGCTGATCACGCTCGTCGCGACCATGATCGTCGTCGTCGCCGCAACCCTCGGCGGCTACGCCTTCGCACGACTCCGTTTCGCTGGCCGTCGAACTCTGGCCTCGGTCATGGTGATCGTGCAGGTGATCCCCGGAGTGGTGCTGATCGTGCCCCTGTTTCGCATGGTGAGCGGACTCGGAGCCTACGATTACTGGTGGCCGATCGCCCTGGTGCTCGGTGGGCTCAGCATTCCTTTCGGCACCTGGCTCATGCTCGCGTTCTTCCGCGGCTCTCCAATCGAGATCGAGGAAGCCGCCGTGGTAGACGGCGCCAACCGGTTCAAGCTGTTCCGCTACGTGCTGATTCCCATGGTGGCTCCCGGCATCGCCACGGTCGCCATCTTCACGGCGATCGCCGTCTGGAACTCCTTCCTCATCCCTCTCGTGCTTGGTCAGACGCGCGCGCAGACCCTGACGGTGTTCGCGGCCCAGTTCATCACCTTCCAAGGCGTCAACTGGGGGCCGCTCTCGGCCGCGGCAGTGCTCATCATCGCCCCGATCGTGCTCTTCGTGCTCGCCATGCAGCGCCCCCTCGTTCGCGGTCTCACCGCGGGCAGCGTGAAGTGA
- a CDS encoding N-acetylmuramic acid 6-phosphate etherase: MNPTLASGENPSALPGTEQRNPRSTRLDEMSSIEIVRLLNAEDLHAIEAVGAAAESLAALVDDAESIVRAGGNVHYFGAGTSGRLGVLDAAELIPTFGIEPTLVRARIAGGDEAIVNAVEGSEDSADDGVRDALEQVREGDLVIGLTVSGTTPYVEGALRCARECGARTALVTSNPEAAIAPLADHVIVADTGPEVLTGSTRLKAGTATKVILNGFSTALMVRLGRTYSNLMVAVVPGNKKLRERTLRILHEVNGASTEHNAQLIDEAGGDLRVAVVAAATGATAALARDSLLDSGGSVRDAIVALTRGS; the protein is encoded by the coding sequence ATGAACCCCACACTCGCTTCTGGTGAGAACCCGTCGGCACTGCCGGGCACCGAGCAACGCAACCCTCGCTCGACGCGGCTCGATGAGATGAGCAGTATCGAGATCGTGCGCTTGCTCAATGCGGAAGACCTCCATGCCATCGAGGCGGTCGGCGCGGCGGCCGAATCGCTCGCTGCGCTCGTCGACGATGCCGAGTCGATCGTTCGCGCAGGCGGCAACGTGCACTACTTCGGTGCGGGCACCTCGGGTCGTCTTGGAGTGCTCGACGCTGCTGAGCTGATTCCCACGTTCGGCATCGAACCGACGCTTGTGCGTGCGCGCATCGCCGGCGGTGACGAAGCGATCGTCAACGCCGTCGAGGGCTCTGAAGACTCGGCAGACGACGGGGTTCGGGATGCCCTCGAGCAGGTGCGCGAAGGCGATCTCGTCATCGGCCTCACGGTCTCAGGTACCACCCCTTATGTCGAGGGCGCGTTGCGGTGTGCCCGCGAGTGCGGCGCGCGCACCGCGCTCGTCACGAGCAACCCTGAGGCCGCGATAGCGCCTCTCGCCGATCATGTCATCGTCGCCGACACCGGACCCGAAGTGCTGACCGGTTCGACGCGACTCAAAGCGGGCACGGCGACCAAGGTCATCCTCAACGGGTTCTCGACAGCACTCATGGTGCGGCTCGGCCGCACGTACTCGAACCTGATGGTGGCCGTGGTTCCAGGCAACAAGAAGCTGCGCGAGCGAACCCTGCGAATTCTGCACGAGGTGAACGGAGCCTCGACTGAGCACAATGCACAACTCATCGATGAGGCGGGGGGAGACCTGCGCGTCGCCGTCGTGGCGGCGGCCACCGGAGCCACCGCGGCGTTGGCCCGCGACTCGCTGCTCGACAGCGGCGGCTCGGTGCGAGACGCCATCGTCGCGCTGACACGGGGTTCGTGA
- a CDS encoding carbohydrate ABC transporter permease, producing the protein MFTRNGLKEKAASLGFVAPIWVFMLTVGLIPIGFAVWISFSNLSIYSDGSQFVGVDNYLRAVFTPRFGGTLAVTLVFVVVGLAIQFVFGYLLATALHRQLKGFRIARTLLLVPMLLTPVVVGLIWGFMFNPDLGIINAVLGTFGLQLNFFADPILAQGLVILIDAWMHIPFVMLMLVAGMASVSDEPLEAAALDGANWWQTTRYIVLPALAPVIMVTMIVRCIDIVRIFDIVFTTTRGGPGTSTETVSMLSYVTTFQFYEFSDGAAMSIALAALMFPVYFLYIRLTRI; encoded by the coding sequence GTGTTCACTCGCAACGGGCTGAAAGAGAAGGCTGCGTCGCTCGGGTTCGTCGCGCCGATCTGGGTGTTCATGCTCACAGTCGGGCTCATTCCCATTGGGTTCGCGGTGTGGATCTCGTTCAGCAACCTGAGCATCTACAGCGACGGAAGCCAGTTCGTCGGGGTCGACAACTACCTTCGGGCTGTCTTCACCCCGCGATTCGGCGGAACCCTTGCCGTGACCCTGGTCTTCGTCGTCGTCGGGCTCGCCATCCAGTTCGTGTTCGGCTACCTTCTCGCGACGGCACTGCACCGGCAGCTCAAGGGCTTCCGCATCGCTCGCACCTTGCTGCTCGTGCCGATGCTGCTGACTCCCGTGGTCGTGGGCCTCATCTGGGGGTTCATGTTCAACCCCGACCTGGGAATCATCAACGCGGTGCTCGGCACCTTCGGGTTGCAACTGAACTTCTTCGCCGACCCGATTCTCGCGCAGGGCTTGGTGATCCTCATCGACGCGTGGATGCACATCCCATTCGTCATGCTCATGCTCGTCGCCGGCATGGCGAGCGTCTCGGATGAGCCGCTCGAGGCGGCGGCGCTCGACGGTGCCAATTGGTGGCAGACGACCCGTTACATCGTCTTGCCCGCGCTCGCTCCCGTGATCATGGTCACCATGATCGTGCGCTGCATCGACATCGTTCGCATCTTCGACATCGTCTTCACGACCACGCGCGGCGGCCCTGGCACGTCGACCGAGACCGTCTCGATGCTCTCGTACGTCACCACCTTTCAGTTCTACGAGTTCAGCGACGGGGCCGCGATGTCGATCGCGCTCGCCGCCCTCATGTTCCCGGTCTACTTCCTCTACATCAGGTTGACGCGCATATGA
- a CDS encoding N-acetylglucosamine kinase has product MTVIGIDLGGSGSRIVAVDGHEASAHGPAFSVVDGRADHASLIDVLADQLGPIEGPVLSVSASVAGLVASGEPAAIGAAVERAWPGARFVLSSDAVAAVMAAWGEHGGAVLAMGTGVVAFATDFSAVWQRSDGWGYLLGDEGGAAWIGARGISAALREFDHRPRGSSMLLDALVEQMGEPHGVPDLVRSAANSATALATFAPQVTSAAERGDHAAQRIIDDAIDHLVETGLSVLHDGVPPQLALVGGLAAVPLLAHGIITRANELRPEVSVITTPHSPLDGAIHFARLASRDLLPDPHPPYLYTSHSSITFHS; this is encoded by the coding sequence GTGACGGTCATCGGGATAGACCTCGGGGGCTCCGGATCTCGAATTGTCGCGGTCGACGGGCACGAGGCTTCGGCGCACGGCCCAGCCTTCTCGGTCGTCGACGGTCGGGCTGATCACGCGTCTCTGATTGACGTGCTCGCCGATCAGCTCGGCCCCATCGAAGGCCCAGTGCTCTCCGTCTCTGCCTCGGTGGCCGGGCTCGTCGCTTCGGGTGAACCTGCCGCGATCGGCGCGGCGGTCGAGCGCGCGTGGCCCGGAGCGCGTTTCGTACTCAGCTCTGATGCTGTGGCGGCGGTGATGGCAGCCTGGGGCGAGCACGGGGGGGCCGTTCTCGCCATGGGCACGGGAGTGGTGGCGTTCGCGACCGACTTCTCTGCAGTGTGGCAACGTTCAGACGGTTGGGGATACCTGCTCGGTGACGAGGGCGGCGCGGCGTGGATCGGTGCTCGCGGCATATCCGCCGCCCTTCGCGAATTCGATCATCGGCCCAGGGGCTCGTCGATGCTGCTCGATGCGCTTGTCGAGCAGATGGGCGAGCCCCACGGAGTACCCGACCTGGTGAGAAGCGCTGCGAACTCAGCCACCGCGCTCGCCACGTTCGCGCCTCAGGTCACGTCAGCCGCCGAACGGGGTGATCACGCTGCGCAGCGCATCATCGACGACGCTATCGACCACCTCGTCGAGACCGGTCTCAGCGTGCTCCACGACGGGGTTCCTCCCCAGCTGGCACTCGTGGGCGGCTTGGCGGCGGTGCCGCTGCTCGCCCACGGGATCATCACCAGGGCGAATGAGCTTCGCCCGGAGGTCTCGGTGATCACTACGCCGCACAGTCCGCTCGACGGCGCCATCCACTTTGCTCGCCTCGCGAGCCGCGACCTGCTGCCTGATCCGCATCCGCCCTATCTCTACACGTCTCATTCATCCATCACCTTCCACTCTTGA